From a region of the Clupea harengus chromosome 9, Ch_v2.0.2, whole genome shotgun sequence genome:
- the LOC116221729 gene encoding olfactory receptor 52E4-like, translated as MENISSVSDILVLEELDFSESSTYPVFFTLLFVYIALLISNIGVVFIIIAERSLHQPMYLLFCNLSVNDIFGNTILLPHLLYDMVSKNRFMSYNACVTQAFFTHTYGSASHTILIIMAIDRYVAICNPLRYSAIMTAKTVVTLSVSAWAVSVVLVGVLVSLSVRLSRCTSVVPNFYCDNASLFKLSCDDVSINNIYGLFYTVVLLSSSMGIVAVTYIRIAIICRTKKNAELNSKAIQTCASHLVLYLIMLLTGYIVIIMHRFPEHRFLRKLVAVLFHVVPAHLNPIIYGLQTKHLRLRILQVFGKKITHS; from the coding sequence ATGGAAAACATTTCATCTGTCAGTGACATTCTTGTACTGGAAGAATTAGACTTTTCTGAGTCATCCACATATCCAGTGTTTTTCACATTGCTCTTTGTCTATATCGCACTGCTAATAAGCAATATTGGTGTTGTTTTTATCATCATTGCAGAAAGAAGCTTACACCAACCCATGTACTTGCTATTCTGCAACTTGTCTGTCAATGATATCTTTGGTAACACAATCTTACTCCCCCATCTATTGTATGACATGGTTTCTAAAAACAGGTTTATGTCTTATAATGCGTGTGTTACACAGGCCTTTTTCACCCACACATATGGCTCTGCATCACACACCATACTGATCATAATGGCCATTGATAGGTACGTGGCTATATGCAATCCACTGAGATACAGTGCAATAATGACAGCTAAGACAGTTGTGaccttgtctgtgtctgcctgggCTGTTTCAGTTGTCCTAGTAGGTGTGTTAGTGAGCCTCAGTGTCAGGTTGTCTCGTTGTACATCAGTTGTTCCAAATTTTTATTGTGATAATGCTTCCTTGTTCAAGTTATCTTGTGATGATGTGTCTATTAATAATATATATGGGCTGTTTTACACTGTGGTGCTGCTTTCCTCATCAATGGGTATTGTTGCTGTCACATACATTAGAATTGCTATCATATGCAGGACTAAAAAAAATGCAGAACTCAACAGCAAAGCCATTCAAACTTGTGCCAGTCATTTAGTCTTGTATCTGATAATGCTACTGACTGGATACATTGTCATCATCATGCATCGGTTCCCAGAACACAGATTTTTAAGAAAACTTGTTGCTGTTCTTTTTCATGTTGTACCTGCCCATTTAAATCCTATAATTTACGGCCTACAGACTAAACATTTAAGGCTGAGAATTTTGCAAGTATTTGGTAAAAAAATTACACACAGTTAG
- the LOC105913064 gene encoding olfactory receptor 52E4-like, which translates to MENISSVSDILVLEELDLSESSTYPVFFTLLFVYIALLISNIGVVFIIIAERSLHQPMYLLFCNLSVNDIFGNTILLPHLLYDMVSKNRFMSYNACVTQAFFTHTYGSASHTILIIMAIDRYVAICNPLRYSAIMTAKTVVTLSVSAWAVSVVLVGVLVSLSVRLSRCTSVVPNFYCDNASLFKLSCDDVSINNIYGLFYTVVLLSSSMGIVAVTYIRIAIICRTKKNAELNSKAIQTCASHLVLYLIMLLTGYIVIIMHRFPEHRFLRKLVAVLFHVVPAHLNPIIYGLQTKHLRLRILQVFGKKITHS; encoded by the coding sequence ATGGAAAACATTTCATCTGTCAGTGACATTCTTGTACTGGAAGAATTAGACCTTTCTGAGTCATCCACATATCCAGTGTTTTTCACATTGCTCTTTGTCTATATCGCACTGCTAATAAGCAATATTGGTGTTGTTTTTATCATCATTGCAGAAAGAAGCTTACACCAACCCATGTACTTGCTATTCTGCAACTTGTCTGTCAATGATATCTTTGGTAACACAATCTTACTCCCCCATCTATTGTATGACATGGTTTCTAAAAACAGGTTTATGTCTTATAATGCGTGTGTTACACAGGCCTTTTTCACCCACACATATGGCTCTGCATCACACACCATACTGATCATAATGGCCATTGATAGGTACGTGGCTATATGCAATCCACTGAGATACAGTGCAATAATGACAGCTAAGACAGTTGTGaccttgtctgtgtctgcctgggCTGTTTCAGTTGTCCTAGTAGGTGTGTTAGTGAGCCTCAGTGTCAGGTTGTCTCGTTGTACATCAGTTGTTCCAAATTTTTATTGTGATAATGCTTCCTTGTTCAAGTTATCTTGTGATGATGTGTCTATTAATAATATATATGGGCTGTTTTACACTGTGGTGCTGCTTTCCTCATCAATGGGTATTGTTGCTGTCACATACATTAGAATTGCTATCATATGCAGGACTAAAAAAAATGCAGAACTCAACAGCAAAGCCATTCAAACTTGTGCCAGTCATTTAGTCTTGTATCTGATAATGCTACTGACTGGATACATTGTCATCATCATGCATCGGTTCCCAGAACACAGATTTTTAAGAAAACTTGTTGCTGTTCTTTTTCATGTTGTGCCTGCCCATTTAAATCCTATAATTTACGGCCTACAGACTAAACATTTAAGGCTGAGAATTTTGCAAGTATTTGGTAAAAAAATTACACACAGTTAG
- the LOC105913068 gene encoding olfactory receptor 4E1-like, whose product MENISSVSDILVLEDLDLSESSTYPVFFTLLFVYITLLISNIGVVVIIIAERSLHEPMYLLFCNLSVNDILGNTILLPHLLFDMVSKERFISHGACVTQAFFSHTYGSASHTILIIMAIDRYVAICNPLRYSAIMTVKVVVTLSVSAWAVSVVLVGVLVSLSVRLSRCTSVVQNFYCDNASLFKLSCEDVSINNIYGLFYTVVLCSSSMGTVAVTYIRIAIICRTKKNAELNSKAIQTCASHLVLYLIMLLTGYIAIIMHRFPEHRFLRKLVAVLFHVVPAHLNPIIYGLQTKHLRLRILQVFGKKITHS is encoded by the coding sequence ATGGAAAACATTTCATCTGTCAGTGACATTCTTGTACTGGAAGATCTAGACCTTTCTGAGTCATCCACATATCCAGTCTTTTTCACATTGCTCTTTGTCTATATCACACTGCTAATAAGTAAtattggtgttgttgttatcaTAATTGCAGAGAGAAGCTTACACGAACCCATGTACTTGCTATTCTGCAACTTGTCTGTCAATGATATCCTTGGTAACACAATCTTACTCCCCCATCTATTGTTTGACATGGTTTCTAAAGAGAGGTTCATTTCTCATGGTGCGTGTGTTACACAGGCCTTTTTCAGCCACACATATGGCTCCGCTTCACACACCATACTGATCATAATGGCCATTGATAGGTATGTGGCTATATGCAATCCACTGAGATACAGTGCAATAATGACAGTTAAGGTAGTTGTGaccttgtctgtgtctgcctgggCTGTTTCAGTTGTACTAGTAGGTGTGTTAGTGAGCCTCAGTGTCAGGTTGTCTCGTTGTACATCAGTTGTTCAAAATTTTTATTGTGACAATGCTTCCTTGTTCAAGTTATCTTGTGAAGATGTGTCTATTAATAATATATATGGGCTGTTTTACACTGTGGTGCTGTGTTCTTCATCCATGGGTACTGTTGCTGTCACATACATTAGAATTGCTATCATATGCAGGACTAAGAAAAATGCAGAACTCAACAGCAAAGCCATTCAAACGTGTGCCAGCCATTTAGTCTTGTATCTGATAATGCTACTGACTGGATACATTGCCATCATCATGCATCGGTTCCCAGAACACAGATTTTTAAGAAAACTTGTCGCAGTTCTTTTTCATGTTGTACCTGCCCATTTAAATCCTATTATTTATGGCCTACAGACTAAACATTTAAGGCTGAGAATTTTGCAAGTATTTGGTAAAAAAATTACACACAGTTAG